Below is a genomic region from Methanoregula sp..
TGGTGCTGGATGGTTTCAGCGGCTTGTTCTTCTTTATGAATATACGTGAGAATAACAGGATCTTGTATCGTTTCTTTGGATAGTTCAAGGTATGTCCGCAATCCCATGAGCTGGTTGAGAATATCATGCCGCGTGATAGTATTGAGCATAGTAAGTTTTTTGTTCGCCTGTCGGAGCGCTTCTTCTGTCTTCCTGCGCTCGGTGATGTTGAGAACAAATCCCCGTAATCCCTTATGCTTACCGTTAACGATAATCGGCGCCGCTAATGCCAGAGCCCAGAAAGTACTGCCATCTTTCCTCAAAGCCCGGTATTCCAGGTACTTGTTGGGGCTGCCCTGGATCTTCTCCTGCACCCTTGTCTGGACATTCGTACGATCTTCCGGTGAAACCAGGTTGAAGATGTTCATACCATTTGAATAATCTTCTTCGGTATAACCGAATTCTTCAAGGCCATGTTTATTCACATACATAACATAACCCCGGGCATCTGACTCGAAGATCGTTTCGGGAAATACTTCGGCAAGCTGCCTGAACCGGTCCCTGCTCTCCCTGAGCTCTGATTCAGCCCGCTTACGCTCGGTATTGTCAAGGGTGACCGTGAACAGACGGGGGGTGCCGGCAACGTCAATGGAAAATGCGGATAACGATCCGTCCATCATGTCCCGGTTCTTCCGGTATATCTTCACCTCAACATTGCTCACGTTCCCGGTCTCTTTAATCTTGCTGATGATGGCATTTCGCTGGGCTGGATCAACATACAATCCCAGGTCCGAAACCGTTTTCCCGATCACCTCTTCACGGGAATAGCCAAGCGTTGAGAGGAAACTTGTGTTGACATCAAGAAACCTGCCCTCTTCGAACGTGGATATTGTCGTGAGTGCCGGATTTGAATAGAATGTCTCAGAAAATTTCTCCTCGGATATTTTAAGACGAAGCTTCTCTTCATCACTGCGTCGTTGGAAAAAAGCAGATGCCAAAACAAGAAGAATGATAAAGAATGTTGCAATAAGCATGGGCAGGCTGAATCTGAAAATCGCCATTTTCCATGTATGCGCATCGACGTCCATGCCAAAGATCGCTATCACCTGGCCGGTTGCTGGATCGGTGACCGGAATAAATCCGCCTACCCAGGTTCCCCAGCGGTCCGTATACGGCCCTTCGCTTGCCTTCTCACCGTTCGAAAATAACGTTTTGAGAACCGCCGGTGCTTCGGTGTATACCTGCCCCGGAGGAGAATAGTCCTCAGATTCCGGGGATTCAGAGTCTGCATAGAGGATGATTGTCCCGTCCTGCTGCTGCCCCATCAGGTAGGCAAACCGTATTTCAGGATCGGCTTCCCGAATTTTTTCGAGCTGTGCTTTGAGTGCCCGGTATTCCGGCGATGTGATATCAGCAGCGGTCCCGCTCAGTGATACAACCTCAGAGGGAGAGATCGCGGATTGTGCAATGCTGGCTTTGAGGAGCAGATCATTGCGCAGGGAGCGGTCTTCCTCCTGTGCAGACCAAACAGTAAGGAGTATCCCGACAATGAGGATGCATAGTGCGAGGACCTGCCACGCCTTGATATCCCGTTTCAAAAGTACCCTGCCTGTCATAAGCAAACCGGTCTCTCATTCGCCCGGGTATAGTATGCGTTCTCTCCAGCAGTCATGAAGTCTCATGCCCGTTCCTGTCAGGTGCCACGCTCCTTTGGGCATCGTCCATCCCAAACGGTGTTCTTTCCGTGGCTCGCCCGTTACAGGGATCGTAATGCCGGTAATTGTTAAGGATCTCCTGCGAAGAGGCTGATCCCCCCGGGAAAGTTCCCGGACCCGGGAGCGATGCACTGCTCTTTCTCTGCGACAAAGAACCCCATAGCCAATAATCCTCGTGGACAATGATATAATGATCCCCGGATTTTCCGGCCGCGAACAATTATGGTTGTTGGAATGTGCCACAATTAATCTTCGGTTTTTATTTTTACAGGGTTTATGCCTGCGCTTGATATTTTTTGGGTCGTCATTGATTCATGGGGGTAAGACCCGCTTTCAAAAGTTTGTATGTGATGTTCCCCCGCTTCAGCGCCTCACCGAGGCACGGCAGGGCAAGACTGTTTCAACATTTCAGTCACTAAAACCGCCGCGGGAGCATCACTTTTTGGTGCGGCAATGGTCATCCTATTTTGGAGCATGGGATAGGGGGTTGCGGGGTCTATACCCTGAACCCGAATACCCTCATTTCAGGCTCATTTTGCCAATCGGAGAAAGGTCAATTTTTGGGCAGGTGAATTGGTGTCCACGCACGTTTAAAATACCTTAAATTTCAGGTATTTTGCGAAAATAACCGATTATAAAAGGATTTTACCGTGCAATTTAGCGGTCTTGCAATGCCCTCTTTTTCGGGCCGCTGGGTCAGCCTGTTATTTCGGTTTTCGGCCATCCGGAATACCGTGGCGGGCGTTTGCTTTCTTCATGACGGTGAAAATTCCGTTCCTGCCGGAACACCGTATCGAAAGGGGGGTTTCATACATACATCAGGGTCGCGTGAGATCGATTGAGATACGTGCATCCTTCCCGAACCCCGGTCTTAGCAGGTCTCCGTCGTGGGGAACCGTGATCGCAAGGACACGTTGGAGCCGGAGAGGTTATTTAATTGCACAAAATTGCGAATTACAGATCCTGTTTTTTGAACAGCGCTCATTTCGGGAGATTCAAGCCAAAATACGGCACATAATCGCCTGAAAATAAACCCTAATGGTACCTTTTGGATGGCCGATCATTGCCCTGATGGGTGGTAGGAGGGTCGAGATGAAAAGAAGGCCTGTTTTGGACTTGGTGATTGAGGAACCCCTCGTCAGTCACTGTCGTGAGTTTACGATTACGATATGGGTGAGATAGCGGGTCATCAGCCAACCCACACCTGTGCGATCGGCCGGGTTCCCTTACTCAGCAGGTCTCCGTCGTAGGGAACAATGATCGCGGGGACACTTTGAAGCGGGAGAGGTTATTTAATTGCACAAAATTGCGAATTATAGATCCTGTTTTTTGAACAGCGCTCATTTCGGGGGATTCAAGCCAAAACACGGCACATAATCGCCTGAAAATAAACCCTAATGGTACCTTTTGGATGGCCGATCATTGCCCTGATGGGTGGTAGGAGGGTCGAGATGAAAAGAAGGGCTGTTTTGGGCTGGTGATTGAGGAACGTCTTCGTAGGTCACTGTCGTAAATTTTACCATTTTGTGGTAGGTGAGGGGGGTGGTACCCCCGATCCCCCTGCCATTTTTTAGAGTGGGGTATGACCTATTCTATCAAGATGGCATTCGCTGTTCAAAAAAAATTTCAAACAATGAACAAGAAAAGTAAAAAAAAATTACTCGGCCTTAACGGCCTTGATCGCATCGATCTTGATGTACCTGCGTTTCAGGTTGTGCTTGCTGCCAATTACGGCTAAGGTGCGTTCCTGTGCCTGCTTTGCATTGGGGGCCGCGATAATCTTTGTGTACGGGGCCCAGTCTTCGCCCATTAAAAAGGTTCCTTTAACCTCAAACTTCTGATTCTCCATCAATATCACTCCAGAAATCCAAATACGTCTTCAATCCTGCCAAGCTCAAACCCGCTCGTCGCATTCCCGACAAGGTAACCGGTGTCGTTCGCCATGAGACCGGTACCGATAAGACCGCTGCCCATATTGATCGACCCGGTGCCGACCGGCACGTTTGCAACCGCTTCGATCTGCTTGATCTGGGCATCGGTTGCCCTTGGGTGCACAATGACGCCCTTGTTCGTGGCAACGCCCGCCATACCGACGGTCTTTACCCCGCCAAGAACAAGGTGGATCACTTCAACACCAAGGAAATCGCCGATCTCTTTTACCAGGCCTTCGGGCATGTCCGGGTGGACTGCAGCGAAGGTATCGTTGGCCATGATCACGTTGCCCGCGGCATTCATTGTCTCATTGAGCAGGAACACCTTGCGGTGCTTTGCCAGCTTCTCGATCTCCTCTTCCGTTGCCAGTCCCGAGACGACAACGCCCCGGCTGTTACCGGCAACCAAGGAGCCGATGATCTCGCTACCCTGGATCGTGGTCTCAATGACCTCAACCTGGAGCGCTTCCTTTACTGCATGCCTGAATTCCGGTGTGGAATCCGGCGGGATTATTGCGATATTTCCTACCACCCGGGCAAAAACCCCGATGTTCGGATCGCCTGCAAACGTGATCGTCCTTTCCATCTATGATTCCGGTGCAAGTTCAGCCTGAACCTGCCCGTCCTCCATTTTCATGGCGCGGATACGGATCTTTGACGGTGGCTTCTCTGCGCCCCGGTACCACACCTTCTCATTGATGCCCTGGTCAATCTTGACATCCTCGCTCTTCATGTGCTTGGCGAGATACTTCTTGATATCCTTCATTGCGCCGTTGCACCGCTTCCAGCGCGGCATCCGCTTTGCATTGCGCAGCGGGATGATATACACGTGTTCCTTCATTATTTCAGCCATGGCTCACACCTTCAGCTGGCTCTTGCGCCAGTTTCTTCTCTTCGGGTGCGCAACA
It encodes:
- a CDS encoding PAS domain S-box protein, with product MTGRVLLKRDIKAWQVLALCILIVGILLTVWSAQEEDRSLRNDLLLKASIAQSAISPSEVVSLSGTAADITSPEYRALKAQLEKIREADPEIRFAYLMGQQQDGTIILYADSESPESEDYSPPGQVYTEAPAVLKTLFSNGEKASEGPYTDRWGTWVGGFIPVTDPATGQVIAIFGMDVDAHTWKMAIFRFSLPMLIATFFIILLVLASAFFQRRSDEEKLRLKISEEKFSETFYSNPALTTISTFEEGRFLDVNTSFLSTLGYSREEVIGKTVSDLGLYVDPAQRNAIISKIKETGNVSNVEVKIYRKNRDMMDGSLSAFSIDVAGTPRLFTVTLDNTERKRAESELRESRDRFRQLAEVFPETIFESDARGYVMYVNKHGLEEFGYTEEDYSNGMNIFNLVSPEDRTNVQTRVQEKIQGSPNKYLEYRALRKDGSTFWALALAAPIIVNGKHKGLRGFVLNITERRKTEEALRQANKKLTMLNTITRHDILNQLMGLRTYLELSKETIQDPVILTYIHKEEQAAETIQHQIEFARNYQDIGGQASKWQILSDAISSAASQLNPPGVAITVAVDRVEVFADPLLEKVFYNLMENSLRHGEHVTRMDYSVRESESGLILTYGDNGVGIAEEDKKRLFQKGFGKHTGFGLFLSREILAITGITITENGEQGNGARFEITVPKGVYRIACQK
- the rpl18a gene encoding 50S ribosomal protein L18Ae, with product MENQKFEVKGTFLMGEDWAPYTKIIAAPNAKQAQERTLAVIGSKHNLKRRYIKIDAIKAVKAE
- a CDS encoding translation initiation factor IF-6; amino-acid sequence: MERTITFAGDPNIGVFARVVGNIAIIPPDSTPEFRHAVKEALQVEVIETTIQGSEIIGSLVAGNSRGVVVSGLATEEEIEKLAKHRKVFLLNETMNAAGNVIMANDTFAAVHPDMPEGLVKEIGDFLGVEVIHLVLGGVKTVGMAGVATNKGVIVHPRATDAQIKQIEAVANVPVGTGSINMGSGLIGTGLMANDTGYLVGNATSGFELGRIEDVFGFLE
- a CDS encoding 50S ribosomal protein L31e — its product is MAEIMKEHVYIIPLRNAKRMPRWKRCNGAMKDIKKYLAKHMKSEDVKIDQGINEKVWYRGAEKPPSKIRIRAMKMEDGQVQAELAPES